A single region of the Lotus japonicus ecotype B-129 chromosome 4, LjGifu_v1.2 genome encodes:
- the LOC130714737 gene encoding myrcene synthase, chloroplastic-like isoform X1, which produces MRSANVSSPTQCKASYEVNNNSQIIPRRPAVFQPSIWTYDYIQSLSTEYKEEIYSDQVRRLMEEVRMILYKVESELDQLEFIDVLQRLGVDYHFEHEIRKFLDDIYKINTLNEKKNLYATTLKFRLLRQHGYNISSDGFIHFRDDQGNFKKGRTVDVEGMLSLYEASFHSFENETLLDEAKDFTSKFLKEYLNGSKGNHYTSILINHALKLPLHWRNPRWEAQWFINVYEIKQNVIPTLLQLAKLNFNIAQAIYLEELKESSSPNIRPKAHKAVKHGLKERKENALS; this is translated from the exons ATGAGAAGCGCCAATGTCTCTAGTCCAACTCAATGCAAGGCATCATATGAAGTTAATAATAATAGTCAAATAATTCCTCGTCGACCTGCAGTTTTTCAACCTTCAATTTGGACTTATGATTATATCCAATCATTAAGTACTGAATATAAG GAAGAAATTTACTCAGATCAAGTAAGACGGCTAATGGAAGAAGTAAGGATGATCCTTTACAAAGTGGAAAGTGAGCTTGATCAACTTGAGTTTATTGATGTATTGCAACGGCTTGGAGTGGATTATCATTTTGAACATGAAATTAGAAAGTTCTTggatgatatttacaaaataaacaccttgaatgaaaaaaaaaatttatatgctACGACACTCAAGTTCAGACTCTTAAGGCAACATGGTTATAATATATCTTCAG ATGGTTTTATTCACTTTAGAGATGATCAAGGTAACTTCAAGAAAGGCCGTACTGTTGATGTGGAGGGAATGTTATCATTATATGAAGCATCATTTCATTCATTCGAAAATGAAACTTTATTAGATGAAGCAAAAGATTTCACCTCAAAATTTCTGAAAGAATATTTAAATGGGAGCAAAGGAAACCACTACACATCCATATTAATAAATCATGCTCTGAAGCTACCATTACATTGGAGGAATCCTAGATGGGAGGCTCAATGGTTCATTAATGTATATGAAATAAAGCAAAATGTCATTCCTACCTTACTTCAGTTGGCTAAACTTAATTTCAACATTGCTCAAGCCATCTATCTAGAAGAACTCAAGGAATCATCAAG CCCGAACATTCGGCCCAAAGCACACAAGGCAGTCAAACATGGACTaaaggaaagaaaggaaaatgcTCTAAGTTAA
- the LOC130714737 gene encoding myrcene synthase, chloroplastic-like isoform X2 → MRSANVSSPTQCKASYEVNNNSQIIPRRPAVFQPSIWTYDYIQSLSTEYKEEIYSDQVRRLMEEVRMILYKVESELDQLEFIDVLQRLGVDYHFEHEIRKFLDDIYKINTLNEKKNLYATTLKFRLLRQHGYNISSDGFIHFRDDQGNFKKGRTVDVEGMLSLYEASFHSFENETLLDEAKDFTSKFLKEYLNGSKGNHYTSILINHALKLPLHWRNPRWEAQWFINVYEIKQNVIPTLLQLAKLNFNIAQAIYLEELKESSRNAT, encoded by the exons ATGAGAAGCGCCAATGTCTCTAGTCCAACTCAATGCAAGGCATCATATGAAGTTAATAATAATAGTCAAATAATTCCTCGTCGACCTGCAGTTTTTCAACCTTCAATTTGGACTTATGATTATATCCAATCATTAAGTACTGAATATAAG GAAGAAATTTACTCAGATCAAGTAAGACGGCTAATGGAAGAAGTAAGGATGATCCTTTACAAAGTGGAAAGTGAGCTTGATCAACTTGAGTTTATTGATGTATTGCAACGGCTTGGAGTGGATTATCATTTTGAACATGAAATTAGAAAGTTCTTggatgatatttacaaaataaacaccttgaatgaaaaaaaaaatttatatgctACGACACTCAAGTTCAGACTCTTAAGGCAACATGGTTATAATATATCTTCAG ATGGTTTTATTCACTTTAGAGATGATCAAGGTAACTTCAAGAAAGGCCGTACTGTTGATGTGGAGGGAATGTTATCATTATATGAAGCATCATTTCATTCATTCGAAAATGAAACTTTATTAGATGAAGCAAAAGATTTCACCTCAAAATTTCTGAAAGAATATTTAAATGGGAGCAAAGGAAACCACTACACATCCATATTAATAAATCATGCTCTGAAGCTACCATTACATTGGAGGAATCCTAGATGGGAGGCTCAATGGTTCATTAATGTATATGAAATAAAGCAAAATGTCATTCCTACCTTACTTCAGTTGGCTAAACTTAATTTCAACATTGCTCAAGCCATCTATCTAGAAGAACTCAAGGAATCATCAAG GAATGCTACTTAA